From Thermogladius calderae 1633, a single genomic window includes:
- a CDS encoding ABC transporter substrate-binding protein, translated as MRRTLVIALLVIVVVAGLSAYFVSMRQGVSKTRVVVYAYNDKITGIDPSLEDDTGLVVLGSVYEPLLYYDPVHNRTIPALAERWESSENNTVWVFYLRRGVVFHDGSPFNSTAVVLSVTRAKEVYEKYGIGAGFIWDAVDEVRALDEYTVEFKLKYPQRLDLIVASSYASYIFNPGVLAKAGVSDPTDLRLREWFNKGVDEGTGPYMIESYDPYNQVVLVKFDKWWGWNQLGNDKAPDKVIIKIVTDPQSQFNGLVSGSLDIVTSVPRTSIEDLVNRGYKYIKFATFHSYFLVFNTKRYPTNMTEFRLAVLYAIPWDRIVQQAMKGYALLGSGYVPHYFPGFVEGLTYKQNLTLAKIYLEKSGVGPGVTIEFMYQADYLEEEDFASILKTSLAQIGVNVRLLPASWESMKEAGKAVWSNPDSAPHLIINDWWPTTVSPYDYLYNLFHSDSKEWNWSGFENETFNSLIDQSFALEGVDYGKAMELYKQAQEILFTHGVAVNLWDEVKVFVYNPRLEIPEEAINPLYMYVIFYQYVKVA; from the coding sequence ATGAGGAGGACACTAGTAATCGCACTACTAGTGATCGTCGTAGTCGCAGGCCTCTCAGCGTACTTCGTGTCGATGAGACAAGGCGTAAGTAAAACAAGGGTCGTAGTCTACGCGTACAACGACAAGATAACAGGTATAGACCCCAGCCTCGAGGACGACACCGGCCTAGTCGTACTAGGCAGCGTTTACGAGCCTCTCCTGTACTACGACCCCGTCCATAACAGGACTATACCGGCCCTCGCAGAGAGGTGGGAGTCTAGCGAGAACAACACGGTGTGGGTCTTCTACTTGAGGAGAGGAGTGGTCTTCCACGACGGGTCGCCTTTTAACTCGACTGCAGTAGTTCTCAGTGTAACGAGGGCTAAAGAAGTCTACGAGAAGTACGGGATAGGGGCGGGGTTTATATGGGACGCGGTAGACGAGGTGAGAGCTCTCGACGAGTACACTGTTGAGTTCAAGTTGAAGTACCCCCAGAGACTGGATCTAATAGTAGCATCTAGTTACGCGTCCTACATTTTCAATCCGGGTGTCCTAGCAAAGGCTGGCGTATCCGATCCCACCGACTTACGGTTGAGGGAGTGGTTCAACAAGGGTGTCGACGAGGGCACAGGCCCCTATATGATCGAGTCTTACGACCCTTACAACCAGGTCGTCCTGGTGAAGTTCGACAAGTGGTGGGGGTGGAACCAGTTGGGCAACGACAAGGCTCCCGACAAGGTGATAATCAAAATAGTGACAGACCCGCAGAGCCAATTCAATGGGCTGGTAAGTGGGAGCCTAGACATAGTGACGAGTGTCCCCCGGACGAGCATAGAGGACCTGGTCAACAGGGGCTACAAGTACATAAAGTTCGCGACTTTCCACAGCTACTTCCTAGTTTTCAATACCAAGAGGTACCCGACCAACATGACCGAGTTCAGGCTGGCCGTGCTTTATGCTATACCGTGGGACAGGATTGTTCAGCAGGCGATGAAGGGTTACGCGCTACTAGGGAGCGGGTACGTTCCACACTACTTCCCGGGTTTCGTTGAAGGCTTGACTTACAAACAGAATCTCACCCTGGCAAAGATCTACCTGGAGAAAAGCGGTGTAGGGCCTGGCGTGACAATAGAGTTCATGTACCAAGCCGACTACCTTGAGGAGGAGGACTTCGCGAGCATACTCAAGACCTCGCTAGCCCAGATAGGTGTCAACGTAAGGCTTCTCCCCGCGAGCTGGGAGTCTATGAAAGAGGCTGGAAAAGCGGTGTGGAGCAACCCGGACTCGGCGCCTCACTTGATCATTAACGACTGGTGGCCGACAACGGTATCCCCGTACGACTACCTGTACAACCTGTTCCACAGCGATAGCAAGGAGTGGAACTGGAGTGGCTTCGAGAACGAGACGTTCAACAGCCTCATAGACCAGTCCTTCGCTCTTGAAGGAGTCGACTACGGGAAGGCCATGGAGTTGTACAAGCAGGCCCAAGAGATACTGTTCACCCATGGGGTAGCCGTCAACTTGTGGGACGAGGTGAAAGTATTTGTCTACAACCCGAGGCTCGAAATACCCGAAGAAGCGATCAACCCGCTGTACATGTACGTTATATTTTACCAGTACGTGAAGGTGGCATAG
- a CDS encoding ABC transporter permease — protein sequence MAVSLGYVLKRLFYSLLVIIGVIVVTYAIIVFSPGDPATRWAGNPRGPGAEKAIEVARAELNLDKPLYVQISLFILNVFTGNLGVSISTKTPILATIWAHLSSTLELLIFGYLIGIPLGVLLGVYSALKRGTPRGDALESVGFVIANTPSFWTSMAVFLILAEVLGVSSYGRIDAKLAAMLGFKPITGFYTVDTLLQGDIILFLDVLKRILPPAFVVALYPTGVGIRVVRVMMSEALGEDYVRQAVALGVEKREVIWDYAFRGTVPGLTQVMGLAFAYSLVDAMVVEYVFGREGLGSLLVSAVVSNDFKLAASILIVISVFYILANTITDIVQSWIDPRVVL from the coding sequence TTGGCTGTCAGCCTAGGCTACGTCTTGAAACGCCTTTTTTACTCCCTTCTCGTGATAATCGGCGTTATCGTTGTGACCTACGCTATTATCGTATTCTCACCCGGAGACCCTGCCACCAGGTGGGCTGGCAACCCTAGAGGTCCTGGTGCTGAAAAGGCGATCGAGGTCGCTAGGGCCGAACTAAACCTGGATAAGCCCCTCTACGTCCAAATATCGCTCTTTATACTCAACGTGTTCACGGGCAATCTAGGTGTCTCTATTTCAACAAAGACCCCTATTTTGGCTACTATATGGGCCCATTTGTCCTCGACGCTCGAACTTCTTATCTTCGGGTACTTGATTGGTATACCCCTCGGAGTTTTACTAGGTGTATACTCGGCACTTAAGAGGGGTACTCCTCGCGGGGATGCCCTAGAATCAGTTGGGTTCGTTATCGCAAACACCCCCTCGTTCTGGACCAGCATGGCGGTTTTCCTAATACTCGCCGAAGTACTAGGCGTATCTTCCTACGGTAGGATAGACGCGAAGCTAGCAGCAATGTTGGGGTTTAAGCCTATAACAGGTTTTTACACCGTTGACACGTTGCTTCAAGGCGACATCATATTATTCCTCGACGTCTTGAAGAGGATACTACCCCCTGCCTTCGTCGTAGCCCTCTACCCCACAGGGGTTGGAATCAGGGTCGTGAGGGTGATGATGTCGGAAGCGCTGGGCGAGGACTACGTCAGGCAGGCTGTCGCTCTAGGCGTCGAGAAGAGGGAGGTTATATGGGACTACGCGTTTAGGGGTACAGTCCCCGGCTTAACGCAAGTGATGGGTCTAGCCTTCGCGTACAGCCTCGTGGACGCCATGGTCGTCGAGTACGTGTTTGGTAGGGAGGGGCTGGGCAGTCTCCTCGTGAGCGCTGTGGTCTCCAACGACTTTAAACTCGCCGCATCGATACTCATAGTCATCAGCGTCTTCTACATCCTAGCGAACACTATCACGGACATAGTCCAGTCCTGGATAGACCCGAGGGTGGTACTGTGA